GCCGGTTCCCGCAGCGCAGCGCGGCCGACGGACACGACGTCGGCCCGACCCGACGCCACGATCGCCTCGGCCTCGAGCGGGTCGGTCACAAAGCCGACCCCGCCCGTCATCAGTCCCGTCTCCGCGCGGATCCGCTCGGCGAAGCCGATCTGGTAGCCGGGCCCGACCGGGATGACCTGGCGCTCGTCCAGCCCGCCCGAGCTGGCGTCGACGACGTCGACCCCGTGCTCGCGCAGGCGGGCGGCCAGCTCGACGCAGTCCTCGGGGGTCAGGCCGCCCTCGATCCAGTCGGTCGCCGACAGCCGCACCACGAGCGGCATCGTGTCGGGGATCGCGGCGCGGACCGCGTCGACCACCTCCAGGAGGAAGCGCGACCGGTTGTCCGTGCTGCCGCCGTAGTCGTCGTCGCGGCGGTTGGAGAGCGGCGAGAGGAACGAGTGCAGGAGGTAGCCGTGGGCCCCGTGGATCTCGACGAGGTCGAACCCCGCGGTGACGGCCCGCCGAGCCGCGTCGGCGAAGGCGGCGACCACGTCGGCGATGTCGTGACGGCTCATCTCCCGCGGCGCGGGGAAGCCGTTCCACGACAGGGGTGACGGGCCGATCGTCTCCCAGTCCGCCGTCCCCGCCTGCGGGTCGAACCACGGTGAGCCGCTGCCCGACCCCGCCTTGCGACCCGCTTGGGCGAGCTGGATCCCCGCGCTCGCACCCTGCGCGTGGACGAAGTCGACGATGCCGGCCCAGGCGTGCAGCTGCTCGTCGTTCCACAGGCCGGTGTCCCACGCACTGATCCGGCCCTGCGCGGTGACGCCGACCGCCTCCGTCATGACGAGCCCGAAGCCGCCGGCCGCGCGAGCCCCCAGGTGCACGAGGTGCCAGCGGTGGGGCACCCCGTCGTGCGCCTCGACGGCGTACTGGCACATCGGGGCGAGCCAGATCCGGTTGCGGATCGTGAGCCCCCGCACGGTGACGGGGGTGAACAGCACGGACATGCGAGGTCTCCTCGGTGCGTCTCGCCCTCAGGCGAGGTAGGTCTGGATGATGCGGCTGTCGTCGGCCTCGAGCAGGTCCAGCTCGGCGGCCCGCGCGTACTGCCGGCCGGCCGCCTGGAGCAGCGGCACGTGGGCCCCGTGCGCCTCCGCCTCGGCGGCGACGAGGCGGTTGTCCTTGGCCAGGATCGCGAGCCGGGTCAGCACCTCGGGGTGGTCCTCGGGCGCTGCCATGCGGTGGCTGCGATCGTCGAAGAGCTGCGACGCCCCGGAGCCGCCCCGGAGCGCGGCGGCGGTCAGGCTGGGATCGAGGCCCAACCGCGTCGCCAGGGCGATCGCCTCGG
This Nocardioides alkalitolerans DNA region includes the following protein-coding sequences:
- a CDS encoding NADH:flavin oxidoreductase/NADH oxidase encodes the protein MSVLFTPVTVRGLTIRNRIWLAPMCQYAVEAHDGVPHRWHLVHLGARAAGGFGLVMTEAVGVTAQGRISAWDTGLWNDEQLHAWAGIVDFVHAQGASAGIQLAQAGRKAGSGSGSPWFDPQAGTADWETIGPSPLSWNGFPAPREMSRHDIADVVAAFADAARRAVTAGFDLVEIHGAHGYLLHSFLSPLSNRRDDDYGGSTDNRSRFLLEVVDAVRAAIPDTMPLVVRLSATDWIEGGLTPEDCVELAARLREHGVDVVDASSGGLDERQVIPVGPGYQIGFAERIRAETGLMTGGVGFVTDPLEAEAIVASGRADVVSVGRAALREPAWPLRAAHELGVHRHEAPYPPAYTKGAWRPADVPLER